The following coding sequences lie in one Kitasatospora azatica KCTC 9699 genomic window:
- a CDS encoding glycoside hydrolase family 35 protein: protein MPVLQIQGDDFILDGEPFRIISGGLHYFRIHPDHWADRLRKARLMGLNTVETYVPWNLHQPRPDTFRLDAELDLPAFLDLAAAEGLHVLLRPGPYICAEWEGGGLPSWLLTDPDIRLRSQDPKYLTAVDSYFGRLLPPLLDRLATRGGPVLAVQVENEYGAYDGDAAHLAHLAALLRRLGVDVPLFTCDQPADLDRGALPGTLATANFGSQSARGLAALRAHQPTGPLMCSEFWNGWFDRWGSRHVVRDPAEAAQELDDLLSTGASVNLYMFHGGTSFGFTNGANDKHTYRPTVSSYDYDAPLDESGDPTEKYRAFREVIAKYAPVPPQPTPGCGTKLAVPGIALTESAPLFDNLPLPDAPVSSEQPLTMEELGQDFGFVLYETVLPTAGPALLEVEEVRDRAQVFIDGQPVGVLERENHEHAIALTVPRPGSVLRLLVENQGRVNYGPGIHDRKGLLGKVHLNGSELTGWTNQSLPLTSLSGLAFTGGAEPVVGPAFHRGTFVVDAPADTFVHLPGWTKGNVWVNGFHLGRFWSRGPQRSLYLPGPVLRPGSNEITVLELHAARLTRTVDLRATSDLGPVED from the coding sequence ATGCCCGTCCTGCAGATCCAAGGCGACGACTTCATTCTCGACGGCGAGCCGTTCCGGATCATCTCCGGCGGCCTGCACTACTTCCGCATCCACCCCGACCACTGGGCCGACCGCCTGCGCAAGGCCCGCCTGATGGGCCTCAACACGGTCGAGACCTACGTCCCGTGGAACCTCCACCAGCCCCGGCCCGACACCTTCCGCCTCGACGCGGAGCTCGACCTCCCGGCGTTCCTCGACCTCGCCGCAGCCGAAGGGCTCCACGTCCTGCTGCGTCCCGGGCCGTACATCTGCGCCGAGTGGGAAGGCGGCGGCCTGCCGTCCTGGCTGCTGACCGACCCCGACATCCGGCTGCGCAGCCAGGACCCGAAGTACCTCACCGCCGTGGACAGCTACTTCGGCCGGCTGCTCCCCCCGCTGCTGGACCGGCTGGCCACCCGCGGCGGCCCCGTCCTCGCGGTGCAGGTGGAGAACGAGTACGGCGCCTACGACGGCGACGCCGCCCATCTCGCCCACCTCGCCGCCCTCCTGCGCCGACTCGGCGTCGACGTACCCCTCTTCACCTGCGACCAGCCCGCCGACCTCGACCGTGGAGCACTCCCCGGCACGCTCGCCACCGCCAACTTCGGCAGCCAGTCCGCGCGTGGGCTCGCTGCCCTGCGCGCCCACCAGCCCACTGGCCCGCTGATGTGCAGCGAGTTCTGGAACGGCTGGTTCGACCGCTGGGGATCCCGCCATGTGGTGCGCGATCCCGCCGAGGCCGCACAGGAGTTGGACGACCTGCTGTCGACGGGTGCCTCGGTCAACCTGTACATGTTCCACGGCGGCACCAGCTTCGGCTTCACCAACGGCGCCAACGACAAGCACACCTACCGACCCACCGTCAGCTCCTACGACTACGACGCCCCGCTCGACGAGAGCGGCGACCCCACCGAGAAGTACCGGGCCTTCCGCGAGGTCATCGCCAAGTACGCCCCCGTGCCGCCCCAGCCGACACCCGGGTGCGGCACGAAGCTCGCCGTGCCCGGCATCGCCCTGACCGAGAGCGCTCCGCTGTTCGACAACCTGCCCCTTCCGGACGCCCCGGTGTCCTCGGAGCAGCCGCTCACGATGGAGGAGCTCGGCCAGGACTTCGGGTTCGTCCTCTACGAGACCGTCCTGCCCACCGCGGGCCCCGCCCTGCTGGAGGTCGAGGAGGTCCGCGACCGAGCCCAGGTCTTCATCGACGGCCAGCCCGTGGGCGTCCTGGAGCGCGAGAACCACGAGCACGCCATCGCGCTCACCGTCCCCCGCCCGGGCAGCGTCCTGCGCCTGCTGGTGGAGAACCAGGGCCGGGTCAACTACGGACCCGGCATCCACGACCGCAAGGGGCTCCTCGGCAAGGTCCACCTCAACGGCAGCGAACTCACCGGCTGGACCAACCAGTCGCTTCCCCTCACCTCACTCAGCGGCCTCGCCTTCACCGGCGGCGCCGAACCCGTCGTCGGCCCGGCCTTCCACCGCGGCACCTTCGTGGTCGACGCACCGGCCGACACCTTCGTCCACCTGCCGGGCTGGACCAAGGGCAACGTCTGGGTCAACGGCTTCCACCTCGGCCGCTTCTGGTCCCGCGGCCCCCAGCGCTCGCTCTACCTGCCCGGCCCCGTCCTGCGCCCGGGGTCCAACGAGATCACCGTGCTGGAACTGCACGCCGCCCGGCTGACCCGCACCGTCGACCTGCGCGCGACATCCGACCTCGGCCCCGTCGAGGACTGA